The region CTGACCCTGGGAAGCTTGATTGATTGTCCCCAATATGGGGAACCGATTCTTGAAGTTTTCACAGACCTGTTCGCTGCTGTTCCTAAAAAACTCGGCGCAAATACGACGCATTTCCTCATCCGAGCCATTTCCTTGACCAACAATCCTGAGCCTTCCTCCCGTAAAGAAGCCAGGGGATTCATATAGCAGCCATAAGTAGACTGGTTCACAACCAACATCGACTTTAATTCTGCAAAGACGGCCTGCAAAATCTTTTGAGTGAAAGATCGGGCAGCAATCGCCGTTATCGAATAGCCGCGAAGCAATCTTGGAGTCTGAAACATCCAGAAGATCCTCCACCGATTTTACTCCCAGCTCTTTGTAAGCCTTCTCTAAGCAATCCTTTATGGACTGGTCTGTCTTATTGGGAGTAGTACATGTCGAAGATTGGCTTCCCGCATTAACAGGAGACGACTTTCCGAAAGCGGCCACGGGCGTTTTGAAGCCCGTGCATGGCTGCCCATTCTTCAAAAACCATGCATTCCAGTCGCTTGATTTTATCACGCTACCCGAACGAACGGCCAATTCCACCTGTTTTCGCAAAACACATAATTGGTCTTGCATGCCAATACCGAACGGGAGATCTACCGTTCGAACGACAACCTCTTGCGAGTCCCTGTGAATCAATTGACCCACGAACCCATTCAATTCCGGGTTCTTGGCCCCTTCGACGACAACAAGCTTTGATCCGCCAATGATTTCAGGAGGTGCGGTCACGACACGTGCAGATTCGTCTAATCCACTCGGGTCGGTTCTGTTGATCGGATCATTACCCACATACCGGTAGAAGTTGCTGTCACCGGCTGCAAGACCCAGCGGGTCTTCCGAGGTAAACCGTGCTGCCTGGGGATCGTAATCCCTGGCACGAAGGTTCGCTAAACCAGTCTCCTCATCTTGCCGGTAGCCTTGTTCACCCACCCAGGTGTAGGGATTCTCGGTGGAGCCGGTCGAAGAGATCTGGCGACCGAACGCTTCGTAGCGATACTCATCGGCAGGACCACTGTTGTCAAACAGGCTGCGGGTGCTGCCCAGGTCATCAAAGAGATAACGGCTGGTGACGTCATCCTCCCGCCGACTGATCAACTTGCCATATCCTCCCGGCTGCACTGTGTTCTCGGCCACCACAATGCCGAATTCGTCCACCTCTTTCAGGATCGACTGGTCATCCCAGATATAGCGTACGATCTCGGCTCCATCATTCCGCTCGATCTGCCGCTCGTCGTTGGCTTTGTTAACCGGAGCCCAGGTGTAGGTCACCACGGCACCCAGGGGTGACTCAAATGCGATGTTGTGATTCAACGCGTCGTAAGTGAAGGTCGTAATGTTGTCATTACTGTCAATCATCGACCGCCGGTTACCCGCCAGATCGTAGGTGTAACTGTAGACGCCATTGGACAACTGTTGGTTGGCAGCATTGTAGGTGTAGCTGAACGAGTCATCATCATCCACCGTCTTGACGAGAAGATTCCCTGCGGGGTCATAGGTATAGGAGGTTCGACTGAATCCTGAAATGTTGGCTCGTTCGGTTGTCAATTGACCGGCAGGGTCATAGCTCCAGGTGGTGCGAATCCCACTGTCTTCGATACAGGTCTGCTTCCTGCCTGCGGCGTCATACCGATAGGCGAAAAGTGAACCAAATGTTCCGGCACCTATGGCTGTGGTTCGTCCTGCGGGATCGTAGACGTAGGTAGTGACCAGATTCCCGACAGACTTCAACACAACCTGACCGTTGGCATCGTAGGCCCAGGTTGTTCGCTGAGATTGAGGATTCACCAGCGAGGTCATCCGCTGATTGGCATCGTAGCTGTAGGTGGTCCGGGCACCCCCCGGATGAATCAACCGGCTGCGCTGGCCAACGGCATTCCAGTTCCACTGCAGAACCTGCCCATACGCATAAGTGAGTGATACCACTTGACCAATGGGATCGTAAGTGCGCGTGAATCTGCCCACTGAAGTCCCGGTGATGGTGGGTTGTCCGGCGGCGTCGTAAGTCCAGGTCATGAGGGAACCGGCGGCATTTCTCACCGCAGGTCGACTGGCGGCATCATACGTGGTGCTGACTCGTAGAGATCGTGGATCAATCTTGACAATCAACTTCCCAGCTGGATCGTAAGCCATCGTTGTACGAAGCCCCAATGGATTCACCTGCCGGATCTGTTGTCCGGCAGCATCGTAGACCATTGTTAACCGATGCGCCAGCGGATCGACATTGGCAATCGTCTGACCTGCCCGGTCATAGACTGTGGTCACTCGCCCGCCATTGGCATTGACCTGAACGATGGTTCGTCCAGCAGCATCGTAGACAGTGCTGCTGCGATATCCCAGTGGGTTGATCGTCGCGATTGTCTGGCTGGCCGGATTATAAAGAGTTGTGACACGTTGCAGCAGTGGATTGATGGTGGCGATCTGCCGCCCGGCGAGGTCGTAGAGCATGGTGGATCGCTGGTTGAGTGGATCCAGCATCGCCACTGTTCGACTGGCAGCATTATAGATGGTAGTCGATCGCCCATTCAGTGGATTGATCGAGGCCATCGCTCGACCATCGGGATCGTAGAGTGTCGTTGAGCGCTGGGCGAGAGCGTTCACTGTGGCAATCGACTGCCCAGCGGGATCATAAATGGTGGTGGTTCGCTGCTGACGAGCGTCAATGCTGGCCAACAGCCTTCCCGCTCCGTCGTAGATGGAACTGGTGCGATAACCGAGAGGATTAACCTGCGAGATCGTTTCGCTGGCCGCATTGTAGACCGTGGTCGATCGCTGCAGCAGTGGGTTGATGTTGGCAATGACTCGTCCGGCGAGATCGTAAAGGGTTGTTGTTCTTTCCAGCAGCGGGTTCGTTATTCGCAGAGGTCGTCCAGCCAGGTTGTAAGTCGTTGTGGTCCGGAATCCGAGAGGATTCACGCTGGAGATTGCTTCACTGGCAGCGTTGTAGACCGTGGTGGTGCGATTACCCAGCGGATTCACACTCGCAATGGTTCTCCCAGCAAGATCGTAGAGTGTGGTGGTCCGCTCGTTGAGCGGGTTGATTCCTGCGATGACTTGGCTGGCCGCATCGTAAACGGTGGTAGAACGCCGGGAGAGGGGATCAATCGACGCGACGACCTGGCTGTTGAGGTCGTAAATGGATGTGGTTCGATTCCCGAGAGGATCCACCGCGGCAATCACTCGACCATTGGCATCGTAAACAGTGGTGCTGACTTCAGAAAGAGGATTGATGCTCGCGATCGACCGGCCTGCGAGATCGTAGATGGTTGTCGTCCGCTCCAGCATTGGAGTGACATTCGCAATAACCTCAGCAGCAGCGTTGTAGATGGTTGTGGTACGGTAACCAAGAGGGTTGACCCCAGCGATGTTTCGGCCTGCGGAATCGTAGACAGTCGTCGCGCGTTCATTCAATGGATTGATATTGGCGATGGTCCGCGAAGCCTGATCGAAAATGGTCGTTGATCGGCGAGCCAAAGGATCGAGGCTGGAGATTGCTTCCCCGGCAGCGTTGTAAACGGTAGTGGTGCGATTGCCCAGAGGATTCACGCTCGCAATGGTTCTGCCAGCGAGATCGTAGAGTGTGGTGGTCCGCTCGTTGAGAGGGTTGATTCCTGCGATGACCTGGCTGGCCGCATCGTAAACGGTGGTTGAACGCCGGGAGAGGGGATCGATCGATGCGACGACCTGACTGTTGAGGTCGTAAATGGAAGTGGTTCGATTTCCCAGGGGATCCACTGCGGCAATCACTCGACCATTGGCATCGTAGACGGTGGTGCTAACTTCAGAAAGAGGACTGATGCTCGCGATCGACCGGCCTGCGAGATCGTAGATGGTTGTCGTCCGCTCCAGCATTGGAGTGACATTCGCAATAACCTCAGCAGCAGCGTTGTAGATGGTTGTGGTACGGTAACCAAGAGGGTTGACCCCAGCGATGTTTCGGCCTGCGGAATCGTAGACAGTCGTCGCGCGTTCATTCAATGGATTGATATTGGCGATGGTCCGCGAAGCCTGATCGAAAATGGTCGTTGATCGGCGAGCCAAAGGATCGAGGCTGGAGATTGCTTCCCCGGCAGCGTTGTAAACGGTAGTGGTGCGATTGCCCAGAGGATTCACGCTCGCAATGGTTCTGCCAGCGAGATCGTAGAGTGTGGTGGTCCGCTCGTTGAGAGGGTTGATTCCTGCGATGACCTGGCTGGCCGCATCGTAGGTGGTCGTCGAAACACGGTTTAGCGGATCGATACTGGCTACTGCCCGACTATCGATATCGTAGAGAGTTGTCGTTGTGTGGTTCAGTGGATCAATCTGAGCAACCGTGCGGCTAGCAGCATCGTAGACAGTGGTCGTCACTTCTCCCAAGGGGTTGACGTTCTCGATTGCGCGGCCAGCTACATCGAAGACTGTGGTAATGCGGAATCCTAAAGGATTGACAGTGGCAATAGAACGGCTGGCGTCATCGTAGACCGTCGTGGTGCGTTCACCCAGGGGTTGAATAATGGCAATGGTACGACCGGCAGCGTCGTAGAGACTGGTGGTGCGTTCGCTCAGAGGGTTGATATTGGCGATAACTCGGCTGGCCAGATCGTAGATCATGGACGTTCGCCGCCCCAGCGGATCGATTTGAGCAATCGTCTGCCCGGCCTTGTTGTAGCAGGTCGTGCTCGTTTGATTCAGCGGATTGACACTTGCGATCCTCCTGCCCGCGAGATCGTAGATTGAGGTCGATCGCTGCGACATGGGATTCATGCTCGCAATCGTCCAACCGGCTGCGTTGTAGATGGTGGTGGAACGACGGGCCAGAGGATCGACTGAAGCAATCGAGCGTCCTGCAGCATCGTAAACCGTCGTCGTCGATTGATTGAGTGGGTTCGTCGAGCGAACGACTTCTCCGGCAGCGTTGTAGGTGGTTGACGTGCGACGACCGAGGGGATCAATGGACGCAATTGTTCGGCTGGCAGCATCGTAGACTGTCGTGCTGCGAAACCCGAGTGGTGTGACTGAAGCAATCGTGCGATTGGCGAGGTCATAGACCGTCGTTGAGCGTTCCGCCATTGGATTGAGCATTGCGACTGGGCGGCTAGCGACATCGAAGATTGTCGAGATTCGATCCGACAGGGGATTCAATGAAGCGATGGTTCGGCTTTGGATATCATAAACTGTTGTATTTCGTTCCCAAAGCGGATTGATACTTGCCACCATTCGACCACCATCATCGTAGATCGTCGAATTGCGGTAGCCGAGAGGATTGATGGTGGCGATCGTCTGGCTGGCCGCGTTGTAGAGGGTGGTCGTCCGCTCGGATTGAGGGTTGATTGTGGAGATCTGACGTCCCAGGGCGTCATAAATCGTGGATGAGCGGCGACCGAGTGGATCAATGGTGGCAATCACTCGATCATTGGCATCAAAAATGGATGTTGTACGTTCATTGAGCGGGTTGATCGTAGCGTAAGGACGTTTAACGATATCGTACAACGTGGTCGTCACATCACCTAAGGGATTGGTTGTGCGAACCACATTGCCGTCGGCGTTGTAAGCCATCGACGTCCGCTGTCCCATGGGATTGATTGTGGCAATCCGGCGGGAATTCTGGTCATAAACCATGCTGGTCCGTCGACCCAGCGGATCGATTGTGGCAGACACCAGCCCCTGTAAGTCATAGAGAGTCGTAGTTCGCTGGCCCAGAGGGTTAATGATGACTGATCGATTGAGTTCAGGATCGGAGATCGAGGTGGTACGATGATTCAGGGGATTGATGGTGACAACATCGGATCCATCGGCACTGTAGAGATAGGTGGTGATACCTCCGGTTGGCTCAGTGCTTTGAACCACTCGTCCAAGAATATCTCGCACAAGTGTGGTGCGACCTCCAAGCGGCTGAATTGTCACGATGGGATTCAGAGCTGAGTCATACAGATAAGTTGTTCGTGCACCGACTGAGTCAATTTCCGCTGTAAGAGTTCCATTATCGGCGTAAATTTGTGTCGTACGACGTCCGAGCGGATCAATGACCCCGATGAGTTGTCCTTGTAAATCATAGATCGATGTCGTTCGGCTACCCAATGCATCAACGACCGCAGAAATCTGATTGTTGGAATTCCATACGGCGAGGGATGCATCACCCCCAGGAATCGCTCCAGAGATCAATTGTCCTACTGAATTATACGCAAATTGGCTTTCGGTATCATCAGGCCAATGGATGTTCTCCAAGACAGACACGCCAGTTGAAGTCAATCCGTAACCAAATGTTGTCACAGCTCCGGCAGGGCTGACAAGTCTTTGAAGTTGCCCCTGGGTATTCCAAGAGTAAGTGGTAACCTGTGACAGTGGAGCTCTGATACTAGACACATAAAGCCACGAATTGTACGAAATCGTGGTGATGCCTCCGGAGGGATCAACAACTTTTGTATGAGGGTTTCCGAAGGTGTATGTATAAACTCCACCTCCCGGAAGTGTCATTTGTCTGACACGGGAAACATTATCGTACGCGTAAGTGACTCGGCGACCTGAAGTTTCGATATGTGTCGTCATTTGATGGGCCGAATCATAGACCATCGTTATGACTTTTGCATCGGGTCGAATGATCTGTGTCAGATTCCCAGAACTGTCAATTGTAAAAGTAGTTCGGCGGCCTGATGGGTCTACAATCGTGCGTACGTTTCCTGAGGAATCGTAAGAGAACGTAGTGGCCTTGTTTCCGGGTGATGTGACTTTCGTGACCTGACCTGTCGCATTGCGAAAAAAAGTCCATCCAAGAGTACCATTACTGTTAATTGAGGTGAGTAAGCCATCAGAGGAGTATCTTCTTGATAGGCCATCTCCAAAATTTTCAACAAACTCTCCAGAGGAGATCTGCTGCAGGCTTGTAGTTAGTGATCCTGGACTCTTGAAAAAGCCTGTTGATGAACTTTTGTCTGTATAACGCGCAGTCTCCCCGCTACCTCCAATCGTAATCGCCGTTGAAGAGTCAATCATGCTGACGACGGGATTAAAGACGTTAGCCCAGCCATAGCCATAGCCACTGTTTGTCATCGCGGCACGTGCGGCATAAGTCAAGTTTGGTAACGCAGCGGCTCCACCAACTTCGGGCGGTTCAAATTGGTAGGATAGATTCCCAGTGGAAATGTTGATCTCTGCAGGAGAGCTTGTCGCGCCGGGTAGTACTGGGAGAGTCTGGCTCTGAGCTTCCTCCACAAATCCAACTGATTCGGCAAGTGCGTCCAAAGATGCTTGTTGCGTCTGCGGACGTACTCCGAGATTCGTTTGACACGAACTGCGGGGTGAACATTTGCTGTTGCGCAGCGATTTGTAATTCGGAGCATCCTTCTTTGGCTTGTATCTTGCAGGTATGGAGATACCGATTGGAGATTTTGCAGCACCACATGTTGTTGACGATCCGCAGCCCATGAAGTTCTCCAGTCGAGTGTAGTCTGTTATGAATGCTTGAAAAAAAGGGAAGGCTGTTCTAACAGTGTTTATGTTAGCGTTGAACAGGAGAAACACAGAATGCGTTATGTATTTCACGCATTCGTGCCGGTGTGAGATAGTGGCCTGTGATTAAGTTGTTAGAATGACTGGGCCATGGTCCTCGCTGATCACCTTCAAATTGTTTCGAGTCTAAAAGAAGTATGCCAGCATTTTTCAGGAGCTCGGCCACTCCAACATCTTCTGGTACACCCACGTCGAGATCTGGAGCGTCAGCAATAACTAAAGCTGACTTCCGGGAGAGAAGATATCCAGCTCCTCCACTCGCAAATCCTCCGTAGTTTCTCCCCACGTAATCAGCTTGAAGGGTTCTTACGAATTCCTTGAGTCTTGGAATTGAGACATACGTGTCATCATCGCATTTGAAGAGCCATTTAAAAGAACGGAAGCGAGTTGCCCAGCGGCAGAAATGCTGAACTTTGTGGATGAGTGTGTCGTAGGTGTCTTTGCAGGGCACCCGAAGTGTTCCAGTGTTTGAGAGCGACATGATATTTGCGTCGCCTTGAATGAAGACACTTTCAACGTCATCTCCGATTGGGGCCCATGTGTCGCGAATAGCTTCTCTTTTGTCCCGGTGATGGGTTGCAGATAAGACTCCAATGATCAGTTCGACTTCATTCTGGCGTCTATCGACTGGTGATTGATGGCTCTTTGTAATTAATTTGGACCTGGAGGAAGCATCTGGTAGATCATCAATACGTTGCTCACAATTCAGACAATTGATGAGATCTTTTCGTCTCTTGCCCAGAGTGACCAAGCCATGTTTTCGACAATCAAATGTTGTAACCAATTGAGATTGCATCGACGGGCAGCCGATATTGCAGAGGACAGCTCCGCTTTTTCGTCCGCGAAGAGTGCAGGGAAGCGCCTCCAAGAGTTCCTCTTCACCCGGTTGAAGTTCTGTAAGCAATAGGTTTACTGTTGCCTTCTTTTGACTGGGAGTTCGACTTTCGAGTGACGATGGAAGTTGACCTCGAAGACGTGGAACGACACCGAGTTCCTTCATTAGATCGTCAAACTCAACCTCGGTAAGTCGGCCTGGTTTGGTATACGCTGAGCGAATACCTGATAAATCTGGATAACCTAATTCTCGGTATCCAAGAAGGTAATTTTTTGCTCGTTGTCGCCAGTCAAGTCCGGTGTATGGCACGCCGTCGACATATCCAAATCGATGCACCCAGCGGAGCCAAGGAAGGCACCAGGTTTGCCGACCGGCTTGACGATACTTTTCTTGGACGTAACCTTCTTCTCCCCCAAAACCTCGAATTTCGGGATGGAATCCCAGCCAGGAAGTTCTTTTGGCGCTGAAGAGTCCCATCCCATTCATGACAATACGGAAAGGTGGAAACTCTGGATCTTTTGCTGGCTCGAATACCCCCCAACGTCCAAACATTCCATCATCTCCCCATCTCTCTGAAAAATGGGTTCCAACAATTCTTGAGCGGCCATGAGAGTCTTGCATGCTGTAATGAAGACAGGGGCCCTGAAACAAGTCATCTGATGTTTCGGACTCCCAATAATTTACTAGCCTGGCAAGAACACCTGGCATGAGCATGACATGGCTGTCAAGACATACAACAGCATAGCCAGTGGCCTGTCGGAAAACTTCTTGCTTAGCTGGGGCGGTTCCCTGTTTGTCAGTAAAAGGAACGTATCGTGCGTTAGGTATTTGTGATACAAGATCACGATTGGGCTTTCCGTGCTTTCCTTCTGGCGCATTGTCTATAACGATGATCTCAATTCGGGAGGAGAGATCGTCAGCAAGTTGTGTTTTATGGAGATCAATCAGTGTTGGCCAAAGGCCATTAAAATCGTGGCAGGTTGGTATCCCCACGGTGAGTACGGGAGTCAAATCTATCTCCTTAGTTGCTTCACCTTTTTGTTGCTCATGAGGCGGTAATGAAGCCAAAAAGTCTGTCTTGCGTGATATTGATTAATGGTCCTGTTGCATACGATTACGTTCAGGGTTGATCAGGCCCCTCTGTGGTCGTTGGGCCCTCTGTGGTCGTTGGGCCTGCTGTGGTCGTTGGGCCTGCTGTGGTCGTTGGGCCTGCTGTGGTCGTTGGGCCTGCTGTGGTCGTTGGGCCTGCTGTGGTCGTTGGGCCTGCTGTGGTCGTTGAACTTGAATGTGAACTGCTGGAAGAAAATGATGAACTGCTAGAGCGTGAAGATGATGATGAACATGGGGTTGCTTGGCACTGCACATAGACACCTTCCCCTGGGAGTTCTCCTGGTCCTGAAGGCGGGCAAGCATAACAACCTTGGGTGCAATCACTATTCTCAAGTTCCCACGCTGAGCCATCCCAGATAAAAAAGGCAAAGCCCTCACATGCAGGTAATGTTGTATTAGAGGGGGATGAACTGCTCGGGCTCGATGAACTGCTCGGGCTCGATGAACTGCTTGGGCTTGATGAACTGCTTGGGCTTGATGAACTGCTTGGGCTTGATGAACTGCTCGGGCTTGATGAACTGCTTGGGCTCGATGAACTGCTTGGGCTTGATGAACTGCTCGGGCTTGATGAACTGCTTGGGCTCGATGAACTGCTTGGGCTTGATGAACTGCTTGGGCTTGATGAACTGCTTGGGCTTGATGAACTGCTTGGGCTTGATGAACTGCTCGGGCTTGATGAACTGCTCGGGCTTGATGAACTGCTCGGGCTTGATGAACTACTCGGGCTTGATGAACTACTACATGCTGTCGATTGGCAAAATACTGTTACTGTTTCTCCGATCTCGCTTCCATCAAAATCTGGCGGACAAGGCCAGCAACCTGAACTGCAATAATTGTCGACCAGAGCCCAATTGGTACCGGTCCATTCATAAAGACCTTCTCCCTCACAGGCAGTGGGAGTTGTTGTTGAATGTGGCGAAGAAGATGATTGCGAAGAAGACGGTGATGAAGAAGAGGAACTACTTGAGCTTGATGAAGTGCAAGGAACAGTGTTAGGGGTGCAGGGGACTACAACCTCCTCTTGAAATTCGCCTTGCCAGGCTGGAGGACAGGGGCGACAGTCGCCTTCAGGGTCGCAGTCACTCTCCAGTAGGGTCCATTCGCAGTTCTCAACGTCTCCACTACAGATAAACCGGCCTGTTCCAAGACAGGGGTAAGATGTTGTTGTACTCGTGCTGGTTTCTGGGGGGAATGAAATTGGCCCAAAAATCCCACCTCCGCCATCCGGGCAACAGAAGCATCGGTCAAGGTCACTTGATAGACATGTGATCTCCGCCTTGAATGGAGCTCCAGGCTGACAATTTGCTGTGATTTCGCACGTGAATGGTTGATCCTCACATGGCATGTAACATTCAGCATAAAGGGAGTACTGATCACTGCAATACACATAAATATCATATGTGTCGCTGCAATTCATTTGGCCCTGTCCGCGCCAAACCCTCTCGCCCGGGACGGAAGAAGGCTGTCTACTCATGCCAATTACAGTGTTGATTCGTGGATGGCAGGAACCGATGCCATATGCATTAAACTCCCAATAGTCGGGGATAAGATCACAGCAGTAGGCACATGGATTTGGGTTCGATGCTGTCATTCAGAAAATACCTGAAATATAAGTGTTGGAATAACTTGTAATGAAGAATGAGCAGGTGATTCAACAGTTCACGTTGAGAATATTCATAACTTCGGATATCCCGCTTTGGGCAGGCAAATAATCTGGGTGTTGTGACAGAATCTGATTCCAGGCTTTGAGTGCCTTCTCTGGGTGATTGCTATCCATGTAAACTATTGCGAGGTTGTGGAGAGCCTTATATCCTGACAAATCTGCATCCACACTTGAAAAAGCGATATCCCATTTAGTGTTTAATATCTTCAGATAATGAGATTCTGCTTCAGCGAACTCTCCACGAATGTGGGCAAGCATGGCTGCGCGAAACAGCAATTCCTTGTCATTAGGAAACAATTGCAGTGCTCTTTGAGCAATTGAGTTCCCCTCGTGATGCTGAGAGAGTGCATACAAGCTTGAAAGCAATATTGCATAAGCTTTGCGGACGTGAGATTCTGCGGGAGTTGACACCGCCAGGCAGCGATTCAGATAGTCCACGGCTTCTCGGTGGCGACCACAGTCACAGCAAGTCATTCCCAAGTTGAACAATACAAAGGGGTGTTCCGGTCGTTCCTTCAGATCGAGTTCCAGCAACCGGAAATCCCTTTCCAGTTTTCGAGCCTTGCCCTCTACGGAATGGTCGCTGCCGGAATGAATGACATGGATGTCTGTGAAGGCCACGTCTCCCCCCGCGCGGCGGATCGCCGGAAGAATCTGCTCGTGAATACGATGTTCAAACCTTAGATCGGGTCTGTTGCGGAAGACTTTG is a window of Planctopirus limnophila DSM 3776 DNA encoding:
- a CDS encoding glycosyltransferase, giving the protein MASLPPHEQQKGEATKEIDLTPVLTVGIPTCHDFNGLWPTLIDLHKTQLADDLSSRIEIIVIDNAPEGKHGKPNRDLVSQIPNARYVPFTDKQGTAPAKQEVFRQATGYAVVCLDSHVMLMPGVLARLVNYWESETSDDLFQGPCLHYSMQDSHGRSRIVGTHFSERWGDDGMFGRWGVFEPAKDPEFPPFRIVMNGMGLFSAKRTSWLGFHPEIRGFGGEEGYVQEKYRQAGRQTWCLPWLRWVHRFGYVDGVPYTGLDWRQRAKNYLLGYRELGYPDLSGIRSAYTKPGRLTEVEFDDLMKELGVVPRLRGQLPSSLESRTPSQKKATVNLLLTELQPGEEELLEALPCTLRGRKSGAVLCNIGCPSMQSQLVTTFDCRKHGLVTLGKRRKDLINCLNCEQRIDDLPDASSRSKLITKSHQSPVDRRQNEVELIIGVLSATHHRDKREAIRDTWAPIGDDVESVFIQGDANIMSLSNTGTLRVPCKDTYDTLIHKVQHFCRWATRFRSFKWLFKCDDDTYVSIPRLKEFVRTLQADYVGRNYGGFASGGAGYLLSRKSALVIADAPDLDVGVPEDVGVAELLKNAGILLLDSKQFEGDQRGPWPSHSNNLITGHYLTPARMREIHNAFCVSPVQR
- a CDS encoding RHS repeat-associated core domain-containing protein, with the translated sequence MVYDSAHQMTTHIETSGRRVTYAYDNVSRVRQMTLPGGGVYTYTFGNPHTKVVDPSGGITTISYNSWLYVSSIRAPLSQVTTYSWNTQGQLQRLVSPAGAVTTFGYGLTSTGVSVLENIHWPDDTESQFAYNSVGQLISGAIPGGDASLAVWNSNNQISAVVDALGSRTTSIYDLQGQLIGVIDPLGRRTTQIYADNGTLTAEIDSVGARTTYLYDSALNPIVTIQPLGGRTTLVRDILGRVVQSTEPTGGITTYLYSADGSDVVTINPLNHRTTSISDPELNRSVIINPLGQRTTTLYDLQGLVSATIDPLGRRTSMVYDQNSRRIATINPMGQRTSMAYNADGNVVRTTNPLGDVTTTLYDIVKRPYATINPLNERTTSIFDANDRVIATIDPLGRRSSTIYDALGRQISTINPQSERTTTLYNAASQTIATINPLGYRNSTIYDDGGRMVASINPLWERNTTVYDIQSRTIASLNPLSDRISTIFDVASRPVAMLNPMAERSTTVYDLANRTIASVTPLGFRSTTVYDAASRTIASIDPLGRRTSTTYNAAGEVVRSTNPLNQSTTTVYDAAGRSIASVDPLARRSTTIYNAAGWTIASMNPMSQRSTSIYDLAGRRIASVNPLNQTSTTCYNKAGQTIAQIDPLGRRTSMIYDLASRVIANINPLSERTTSLYDAAGRTIAIIQPLGERTTTVYDDASRSIATVNPLGFRITTVFDVAGRAIENVNPLGEVTTTVYDAASRTVAQIDPLNHTTTTLYDIDSRAVASIDPLNRVSTTTYDAASQVIAGINPLNERTTTLYDLAGRTIASVNPLGNRTTTVYNAAGEAISSLDPLARRSTTIFDQASRTIANINPLNERATTVYDSAGRNIAGVNPLGYRTTTIYNAAAEVIANVTPMLERTTTIYDLAGRSIASISPLSEVSTTVYDANGRVIAAVDPLGNRTTSIYDLNSQVVASIDPLSRRSTTVYDAASQVIAGINPLNERTTTLYDLAGRTIASVNPLGNRTTTVYNAAGEAISSLDPLARRSTTIFDQASRTIANINPLNERATTVYDSAGRNIAGVNPLGYRTTTIYNAAAEVIANVTPMLERTTTIYDLAGRSIASINPLSEVSTTVYDANGRVIAAVDPLGNRTTSIYDLNSQVVASIDPLSRRSTTVYDAASQVIAGINPLNERTTTLYDLAGRTIASVNPLGNRTTTVYNAASEAISSVNPLGFRTTTTYNLAGRPLRITNPLLERTTTLYDLAGRVIANINPLLQRSTTVYNAASETISQVNPLGYRTSSIYDGAGRLLASIDARQQRTTTIYDPAGQSIATVNALAQRSTTLYDPDGRAMASINPLNGRSTTIYNAASRTVAMLDPLNQRSTMLYDLAGRQIATINPLLQRVTTLYNPASQTIATINPLGYRSSTVYDAAGRTIVQVNANGGRVTTVYDRAGQTIANVDPLAHRLTMVYDAAGQQIRQVNPLGLRTTMAYDPAGKLIVKIDPRSLRVSTTYDAASRPAVRNAAGSLMTWTYDAAGQPTITGTSVGRFTRTYDPIGQVVSLTYAYGQVLQWNWNAVGQRSRLIHPGGARTTYSYDANQRMTSLVNPQSQRTTWAYDANGQVVLKSVGNLVTTYVYDPAGRTTAIGAGTFGSLFAYRYDAAGRKQTCIEDSGIRTTWSYDPAGQLTTERANISGFSRTSYTYDPAGNLLVKTVDDDDSFSYTYNAANQQLSNGVYSYTYDLAGNRRSMIDSNDNITTFTYDALNHNIAFESPLGAVVTYTWAPVNKANDERQIERNDGAEIVRYIWDDQSILKEVDEFGIVVAENTVQPGGYGKLISRREDDVTSRYLFDDLGSTRSLFDNSGPADEYRYEAFGRQISSTGSTENPYTWVGEQGYRQDEETGLANLRARDYDPQAARFTSEDPLGLAAGDSNFYRYVGNDPINRTDPSGLDESARVVTAPPEIIGGSKLVVVEGAKNPELNGFVGQLIHRDSQEVVVRTVDLPFGIGMQDQLCVLRKQVELAVRSGSVIKSSDWNAWFLKNGQPCTGFKTPVAAFGKSSPVNAGSQSSTCTTPNKTDQSIKDCLEKAYKELGVKSVEDLLDVSDSKIASRLFDNGDCCPIFHSKDFAGRLCRIKVDVGCEPVYLWLLYESPGFFTGGRLRIVGQGNGSDEEMRRICAEFFRNSSEQVCENFKNRFPILGTINQASQGQWGGAALSAIGDATLVLGGLGAAFKSTTLLKAASAVSLGGGAVHAGKGLYHLINGDYDAAAADSLAAILYLWGSNTCRSQCNRSVKRTYEFNGSWDDLFPPPDKQTRPRGKYFDELFGMNRGMKAEDLARGVRYFTASEVQAYLVVVDAEGRLIYAQSSQRVNTSRGIYIMDEYGRFFIHPEPKDGVIHHSSLSSGGKVAAAGDISVKDGIVTKLNDSTGHYFKGQIKNGCALKRAANELTQQGAKFDPGVVQPFYE